In Platichthys flesus chromosome 20, fPlaFle2.1, whole genome shotgun sequence, a single genomic region encodes these proteins:
- the aldh18a1 gene encoding delta-1-pyrroline-5-carboxylate synthase isoform X2 → MFSPTGSSVCVCGCVSVCVFLSLSLSLSLSATGCNLTTMLLHRLSLSARIPLDSLRRVRHLLSTPPTPAPQGRVHGSSFAHRGELRHAKRIVVKLGSAVVTRGDECGLALGRLASIVEQVAMLQNQGREMMIVTSGAVAFGKQRLRHEILLSQSVRQALHSGQNQLKDMSLPVLEARACAAAGQSGLMALYEAMFTQYSTCTAQILVTNLDFHDDQKRQNLNSTLQELLRMNIVPIINTNDAVVPPPEPNSDLQGVISIKDNDSLAARLAVEMKADLLIALSDVEGLYDSPPGTDDAKLIDIFYPGDQQSITYGTKSRVGIGGMEAKVKAALWALQGGTSVVIANGTHPKVTGHVITDIVEGKKLGTFFSEIKPAGPTVEQQTEMARNSGRTLASLLPDQRSEIICHLAELLTEKKDEILAANKMDMDLAVNAGHLPPAMQKRLSLSPAKLNSLAIGLRQIAVAAQDSVGQVLRRTRVAHNLELEQITVPIGVLLVIFEARPDCLPQVSALAIASGNALLLKGGKEAANTNRVLHELTQEALSLHGVKEAVQLVSTREEVEDLCRLDKIIDLIIPRGSSQLVKDIQRAAKGIPVLGHSEGICHVYVDSEASIDKVIKIVRDSKCDYPAACNAMETLLIHRDILRTPLFDQIIDMLRTERVKIHAGPRFASYLTFSPSEAKSLRTEYGDLECCMEVVDSLQDAVDHIHKYGSSHTDVIITENEETAEQFLHQLDSACVFWNASSRFADGYRFGLGAEVGISTAHIHARGPVGLEGLLTTKWVLRGDGHTAADFSEHGTMKYLHENLPVGQPLAGQRDSN, encoded by the exons ATGTTCTCTCCCACTggatcctctgtgtgtgtgtgtggatgtgtgtctgtgtgtgtgtttctctctctctctctctctctctctctctctgcaacaGGCTGTAACCTCACCACCATGCTGCTGCACaggctctccctctctgccagGATCCCACTGGATTCCCTGAGACGCGTCCGCCACCTGCTCTCCACGCCACCGACACCAG CTCCCCAGGGCAGGGTCCACGGCAGCTCCTTCGCCCACCGTGGTGAGCTCCGCCATGCTAAGAGGATCGTAGTGAAGCTCGGCAGCGCTGTGGTCACCCGCGGGGACGAGTGTGGGCTGGCTCTCGGGAGGCTGGCCTCCATTGTGGAGCAG GTGGCCATGCTGCAGAACCAGGGCAGGGAGATGATGATTGTCACCAGTGGAGCGGTGGCCTTTGGAAAGCAGAGGTTGAGACATGAGATCCTGCTGTCACAGAGCGTCCGGCAGGCGCTGCACTCTGGACAAAATCAGCTCAAAGACATG TCTCTTCCCGTGCTGGAGGCCCGGGCCTGTGCTGCAGCGGGGCAGAGCGGGCTGATGGCCCTTTACGAGGCCATGTTCACCCAATACAGCACCTGCACCGCACAG ATCCTCGTGACAAACCTGGATTTCCACGATGACCAGAAGAGGCAGAACCTGAACAGCaccctgcaggagctgctgcgcATGAACATCGTGCCCATCATCAACACCAACGATGCTGTGGTGCCTCCGCCGGAGCCCAACAGTGACCTGCAGGGG GTGATCAGCATTAAGGACAACGACAGCCTGGCGGCGAGGCTCGCTGTGGAGATGAAGGCCGACCTGCTCATCGCCCTCTCTGATGTGGAAG GACTCTACGACAGCCCCCCCGGAACTGATGACGCCAAGCTCATCGACATCTTTTACCCCGGAGACCAGCAGTCCATCACTTATGGTACCAAGTCCAGAGTGGGGATTGGAGGCATGGAGGCCAAG gtcAAGGCTGCGCTGTGGGCTCTGCAAGGCGGCACCTCAGTGGTCATTGCAAATGGAACCCACCCTAAGGTAACGGGCCATGTCATCACTGACATTGTGGAGGGCAAAAAGCTGGGAACCTTCTTCTCCGAGATCAAACCGGCGG GACCAACTGTGGAGCAGCAAACAGAAATGGCTCGCAACTCGGGAAGAACCCTGGCATCGCTTCTCCCGGACCAG AGGAGTGAGATCATCTGTCATCTGGCAGAGCTGCTGACTGAAAAGAAGGACGAGATTCTGGCTGCCAACAAGATGGACATGGACCTGGCTGTGAACGCAG gccATTTGCCACCAGCGATGCAGAAGCGTCTAAGTCTGTCACCAGCCAAACTCAACAGCTTGGCCATCGGCCTGCGTCAGATAGCAGTGGCAGCCCAGGACAGCGTGGGTCAGGTGCTGCGCCGGACCAGGGTGGCTCACaacctggagctggagcagatcACGGTGCCCATCGGAGTTCTTCTGGTCATCTTTGAGGCCAGACCGGACTGCCTGCCCCAG GTGTCAGCTTTGGCCATAGCCAGTGGTAACGCCCTTCTTCTGAAGGGCGGCAAGGAGGCGGCCAACACAAACCGTGTTCTCCACGAGCTCACCCAGGAAGCTCTTTCCTTGCACGGCGTCAAAGAAGCCGTGCAACTG GTGAGCACtcgtgaggaggtggaggatctCTGCCGACTGGACAAAATAATCGACTTGATCATTCCTCGAGGTTCGTCCCAGCTTGTGAAGGACATACAGCGAGCGGCCAAGGGGATCCCCGTGCTGGGTCACAGCGAGGGGATCTGCCACGTCTACGTCGACTCAGAAGCCTCCATTGACAAAGTTATCAAGATCG TCAGAGACTCAAAGTGTGACTACCCAGCTGCGTGCAATGCCATGGAGACTCTGCTGATTCACAGAGACATCCTGAGGACCCCACTCTTTGACCAGATCATTGATATGCTGCGAACTGAAAGG GTGAAGATTCATGCAGGCCCTCGATTCGCCTCCTACCTCACGTTCAGCCCGTCAGAGGCCAAGTCGTTGCGGACAGAGTACGGTGACCTGGAGTGCTGCATGGAGGTGGTGGACAGCCTGCAAGACGCTGTGGATCACATCCACAAGTATGGCAGCTCCCACACAGACGTCATCATCACAGAAAATG agGAAACAGCAGAGCAGTTCCTGCACCAGCTCGACAGCGCCTGTGTTTTCTGGAACGCCAGCTCACGCTTCGCTGATGGCTACCGCTTTGGACTGG GAGCAGAGGTTGGTATAAGCACGGCGCATATTCATGCCCGAGGACCTGTGGGCCTGGAGGGGCTGCTTACCACCAAGTGGGTCCTGAGAGGTGATGGGCACACAGCCGCGGACTTCTCTGAGCACGGCACCATGAAATACCTCCATGAAAACCTGCCTGTTGGGCAGCCTCTGgcgggacagagagacagcaacTAG
- the crygmxl2 gene encoding crystallin, gamma MX, like 2 produces MGKIIFYEGRNFQGRHWECSSECMDTFRHFNCCNSIRVSGGHWVAYEKSNYNGYQYILGPGEYPDYHCWMGFNNCVRSCQMFPPYRGSYRMRIYNRPDLMGHTMEFMDDCPNLSERFRFRDIYSCNILEGYWIFYEHPNYRGRQYFLRPGEYRACGDWGCHDPMVGSLRRMRTLM; encoded by the exons ATGGGAAAG ATAATCTTTTACGAAGGCCGCAACTTCCAGGGTCGCCACTGGGAGTGCAGCAGTGAGTGCATGGACACCTTCAGGCACTTCAACTGCTGCAACTCCATCCGTGTGAGCGGGGGTCACTGGGTGGCCTATGAGAAGTCTAACTACAATGGCTACCAGTACATCCTCGGCCCCGGCGAGTACCCCGACTACCACTGCTGGATGGGCTTCAACAACTGCGTCCGCTCCTGCCAGATGTTCCCCCCC TACAGAGGATCCTACAGGATGAGGATCTACAACAGGCCTGACCTGATGGGACACACGATGGAGTTCATGGACGACTGCCCCAACCTGTCCGAGCGTTTCCGCTTCCGCGACATCTACTCCTGCAACATCCTGGAGGGATACTGGATTTTCTACGAGCACCCCAACTACAGGGGGCGCCAGTATTTCCTGCGCCCTGGAGAGTACAGGGCCTGTGGCGACTGGGGCTGCCACGACCCCATGGTGGGCTCACTCAGGAGAATGAGGACTCTCATGTAA
- the LOC133931699 gene encoding phenylethanolamine N-methyltransferase-like, with translation MEENRKDSGVVAMAASYQGFDPAAYLQYNYTPPRADFERTDSIVPWKLACLHRAFTEGDVSGELLVDIGSGPTLYQVLSGCEVFKKVLLTDFLEVNRQELRRWLQDEGGCNMDWTPYLQHVCKLEGRRASEWTEKAAKLRQVITDILPVDIHLPQPMAPGALPSAGADCLVSSFCLEAASPDLAAFTKALGNIKTLLRPGGHLMLIGALGESYYFGGPGVKIPVVPLNEEQVCASLKETGFTLIRLEVYILPQDMRVGVDDVSGVFFVKARKD, from the exons AtggaagaaaacagaaaagatagCGGAGTAGTGGCCATGGCCGCCAGTTACCAGGGGTTTGATCCTGCAGCGTATCTGCAGTATAACTACACTCCACCGAGGGCTGACTTCGAGAGGACAGACAGCATTGTGCCGTGGAAACTGGCCTGTCTCCACCGAGCTTTCACCGAAG GTGATGTGAGTGGTGAGCTGCTGGTGGACATAGGTTCCGGTCCGACCCTGTACCAGGTGCTGAGCGGCTGTGAGGTTTTCAAAAAGGTGCTGCTCACAGACTTTCTGGAGGTCAACAGGCAGGAGCTGAGGCGCTGGCTGCAGGACGAGGGCGGCTGCAACATGGATTGGACGCCTTACCTCCAGCACGTGTGCAAGCTGGAGGGACGAAG GGCCTCAGAATGGACGGAGAAAGCTGCCAAGCTACGTCAGGTCATCACGGACATCCTCCCAGTTGATATTCACCTCCCTCAGCCTATGGCCCCAGGTGCCCTTCCTTCAGCAGGGGCAGACTGTCTGGTCTCCTCCTTCTGCCTGGAGGCAGCCAGCCCCGACCTGGCAGCTTTCACCAAGGCCTTGGGCAACATCAAGACGCTCCTACGACCCGGTGGCCACCTCATGCTCATCGGGGCCCTTGGAGAGAGTTACTATTTCGGGGGCCCTGGAGTGAAGATCCCTGTGGTCCCACTGAATGAGGAACAGGTCTGTGCTAGTTTGAAGGAGACCGGCTTCACCCTGATCCGGCTGGAGGTTTACATACTGCCTCAGGACATGAGGGTCGGGGTGGATGATGTGTCTGGGGTGTTTTTTGTAAAGGCAAGAAAAGACTAA
- the aldh18a1 gene encoding delta-1-pyrroline-5-carboxylate synthase isoform X1, with protein sequence MFSPTGSSVCVCGCVSVCVFLSLSLSLSLSATGCNLTTMLLHRLSLSARIPLDSLRRVRHLLSTPPTPAPQGRVHGSSFAHRGELRHAKRIVVKLGSAVVTRGDECGLALGRLASIVEQVAMLQNQGREMMIVTSGAVAFGKQRLRHEILLSQSVRQALHSGQNQLKDMSLPVLEARACAAAGQSGLMALYEAMFTQYSTCTAQILVTNLDFHDDQKRQNLNSTLQELLRMNIVPIINTNDAVVPPPEPNSDLQGVNVISIKDNDSLAARLAVEMKADLLIALSDVEGLYDSPPGTDDAKLIDIFYPGDQQSITYGTKSRVGIGGMEAKVKAALWALQGGTSVVIANGTHPKVTGHVITDIVEGKKLGTFFSEIKPAGPTVEQQTEMARNSGRTLASLLPDQRSEIICHLAELLTEKKDEILAANKMDMDLAVNAGHLPPAMQKRLSLSPAKLNSLAIGLRQIAVAAQDSVGQVLRRTRVAHNLELEQITVPIGVLLVIFEARPDCLPQVSALAIASGNALLLKGGKEAANTNRVLHELTQEALSLHGVKEAVQLVSTREEVEDLCRLDKIIDLIIPRGSSQLVKDIQRAAKGIPVLGHSEGICHVYVDSEASIDKVIKIVRDSKCDYPAACNAMETLLIHRDILRTPLFDQIIDMLRTERVKIHAGPRFASYLTFSPSEAKSLRTEYGDLECCMEVVDSLQDAVDHIHKYGSSHTDVIITENEETAEQFLHQLDSACVFWNASSRFADGYRFGLGAEVGISTAHIHARGPVGLEGLLTTKWVLRGDGHTAADFSEHGTMKYLHENLPVGQPLAGQRDSN encoded by the exons ATGTTCTCTCCCACTggatcctctgtgtgtgtgtgtggatgtgtgtctgtgtgtgtgtttctctctctctctctctctctctctctctctgcaacaGGCTGTAACCTCACCACCATGCTGCTGCACaggctctccctctctgccagGATCCCACTGGATTCCCTGAGACGCGTCCGCCACCTGCTCTCCACGCCACCGACACCAG CTCCCCAGGGCAGGGTCCACGGCAGCTCCTTCGCCCACCGTGGTGAGCTCCGCCATGCTAAGAGGATCGTAGTGAAGCTCGGCAGCGCTGTGGTCACCCGCGGGGACGAGTGTGGGCTGGCTCTCGGGAGGCTGGCCTCCATTGTGGAGCAG GTGGCCATGCTGCAGAACCAGGGCAGGGAGATGATGATTGTCACCAGTGGAGCGGTGGCCTTTGGAAAGCAGAGGTTGAGACATGAGATCCTGCTGTCACAGAGCGTCCGGCAGGCGCTGCACTCTGGACAAAATCAGCTCAAAGACATG TCTCTTCCCGTGCTGGAGGCCCGGGCCTGTGCTGCAGCGGGGCAGAGCGGGCTGATGGCCCTTTACGAGGCCATGTTCACCCAATACAGCACCTGCACCGCACAG ATCCTCGTGACAAACCTGGATTTCCACGATGACCAGAAGAGGCAGAACCTGAACAGCaccctgcaggagctgctgcgcATGAACATCGTGCCCATCATCAACACCAACGATGCTGTGGTGCCTCCGCCGGAGCCCAACAGTGACCTGCAGGGGGTAAAT GTGATCAGCATTAAGGACAACGACAGCCTGGCGGCGAGGCTCGCTGTGGAGATGAAGGCCGACCTGCTCATCGCCCTCTCTGATGTGGAAG GACTCTACGACAGCCCCCCCGGAACTGATGACGCCAAGCTCATCGACATCTTTTACCCCGGAGACCAGCAGTCCATCACTTATGGTACCAAGTCCAGAGTGGGGATTGGAGGCATGGAGGCCAAG gtcAAGGCTGCGCTGTGGGCTCTGCAAGGCGGCACCTCAGTGGTCATTGCAAATGGAACCCACCCTAAGGTAACGGGCCATGTCATCACTGACATTGTGGAGGGCAAAAAGCTGGGAACCTTCTTCTCCGAGATCAAACCGGCGG GACCAACTGTGGAGCAGCAAACAGAAATGGCTCGCAACTCGGGAAGAACCCTGGCATCGCTTCTCCCGGACCAG AGGAGTGAGATCATCTGTCATCTGGCAGAGCTGCTGACTGAAAAGAAGGACGAGATTCTGGCTGCCAACAAGATGGACATGGACCTGGCTGTGAACGCAG gccATTTGCCACCAGCGATGCAGAAGCGTCTAAGTCTGTCACCAGCCAAACTCAACAGCTTGGCCATCGGCCTGCGTCAGATAGCAGTGGCAGCCCAGGACAGCGTGGGTCAGGTGCTGCGCCGGACCAGGGTGGCTCACaacctggagctggagcagatcACGGTGCCCATCGGAGTTCTTCTGGTCATCTTTGAGGCCAGACCGGACTGCCTGCCCCAG GTGTCAGCTTTGGCCATAGCCAGTGGTAACGCCCTTCTTCTGAAGGGCGGCAAGGAGGCGGCCAACACAAACCGTGTTCTCCACGAGCTCACCCAGGAAGCTCTTTCCTTGCACGGCGTCAAAGAAGCCGTGCAACTG GTGAGCACtcgtgaggaggtggaggatctCTGCCGACTGGACAAAATAATCGACTTGATCATTCCTCGAGGTTCGTCCCAGCTTGTGAAGGACATACAGCGAGCGGCCAAGGGGATCCCCGTGCTGGGTCACAGCGAGGGGATCTGCCACGTCTACGTCGACTCAGAAGCCTCCATTGACAAAGTTATCAAGATCG TCAGAGACTCAAAGTGTGACTACCCAGCTGCGTGCAATGCCATGGAGACTCTGCTGATTCACAGAGACATCCTGAGGACCCCACTCTTTGACCAGATCATTGATATGCTGCGAACTGAAAGG GTGAAGATTCATGCAGGCCCTCGATTCGCCTCCTACCTCACGTTCAGCCCGTCAGAGGCCAAGTCGTTGCGGACAGAGTACGGTGACCTGGAGTGCTGCATGGAGGTGGTGGACAGCCTGCAAGACGCTGTGGATCACATCCACAAGTATGGCAGCTCCCACACAGACGTCATCATCACAGAAAATG agGAAACAGCAGAGCAGTTCCTGCACCAGCTCGACAGCGCCTGTGTTTTCTGGAACGCCAGCTCACGCTTCGCTGATGGCTACCGCTTTGGACTGG GAGCAGAGGTTGGTATAAGCACGGCGCATATTCATGCCCGAGGACCTGTGGGCCTGGAGGGGCTGCTTACCACCAAGTGGGTCCTGAGAGGTGATGGGCACACAGCCGCGGACTTCTCTGAGCACGGCACCATGAAATACCTCCATGAAAACCTGCCTGTTGGGCAGCCTCTGgcgggacagagagacagcaacTAG
- the LOC133931732 gene encoding phenylethanolamine N-methyltransferase-like produces the protein MEENGKESGVLAMAACYQGFDPAAYLQYNYTPPRADFERTDSIVPWKLACLHRAFTEGDVSGELLVDIGSGPTLYQVLSGCEVFKKVLLTDFLEVNRQELRRWLQDEGGCSMDWTPYLQHVCKLEGRRASEWTEKAAKLRQVITDVLPVDVHRPQPMASGALPSAGADCLVSCFCLESVSPDLAAFTKALGHIKRLLRPGGHLLLIGALGESYYFGGPGVKIPVVPLNEEQVCASLKETGFTLIRLEVYILPQDMRVGVDDVTGVFFVKARKD, from the exons ATGGAAGAAAACGGAAAAGAGAGCGGAGTACTGGCCATGGCCGCCTGTTACCAGGGGTTTGATCCTGCAGCGTATCTGCAGTATAACTACACTCCACCGAGGGCTGACTTCGAGAGGACAGACAGCATCGTGCCGTGGAAACTGGCCTGTCTCCACCGAGCTTTCACTGAAG GTGATGTGAGTGGTGAGCTGCTGGTGGACATAGGTTCCGGTCCGACCCTGTACCAGGTGCTGAGCGGCTGTGAGGTTTTCAAAAAGGTGCTGCTCACAGACTTTCTGGAGGTCAACAGGCAGGAGCTGAGGCGCTGGCTGCAGGACGAGGGCGGCTGCAGCATGGACTGGACGCCTTACCTCCAGCACGTGTGCAAGCTGGAGGGACGAAG GGCCTCAGAATGGACGGAGAAAGCTGCCAAGCTACGTCAGGTCATCACGGACGTCCTCCCAGTTGATGTGCACCGCCCTCAGCCTATGGCCTCTGGTGCCCTTCCTTCAGCAGGGGCCGACTGTCTGGTCTCCTGCTTCTGCCTGGAGAGCGTCAGCCCCGACCTGGCAGCTTTCACCAAGGCCTTGGGCCACATCAAGAGGCTCCTACGACCCGGTGGTCACCTCCTGCTCATCGGGGCCCTCGGAGAGAGTTACTATTTCGGGGGCCCTGGAGTGAAGATCCCTGTGGTCCCACTGAATGAGGAACAGGTCTGTGCTAGTTTGAAGGAGACCGGCTTCACCCTGATCCGGCTGGAGGTTTACATACTGCCTCAGGACATGAGGGTCGGGGTGGATGATGTGACTGGGGTGTTTTTTGTAAAGGCAAGAAAAGACTAA
- the crygmx gene encoding crystallin, gamma MX has product MGKVIFYEDRSFQGRHYECSSDCPEMQNHFSRCNSIKVEGGCWVAYEKPNYTGYQYMLHKGEYPDYQRWAGFNDCIRSCRMVPPYNGNYRMKIFERSDFGGQNMELMDDCPDLHERFHTRDISSANVMEGYWMLHEHSNYRGRQYFLRPGEYRRHSEWGSNSPTIGSLKRVTEIN; this is encoded by the exons ATGGGCAAG GTTATCTTCTACGAAGACAGGAGCTTCCAGGGCCGTCACTACGAGTGCAGCAGTGACTGCCCGGAGATGCAGAACCACTTCAGCCGCTGCAACTCGATAAAAGTTGAGGGTGGCTGCTGGGTGGCCTACGAGAAGCCCAACTACACCGGCTACCAGTACATGCTGCACAAGGGCGAGTACCCCGACTACCAGCGCTGGGCGGGCTTCAACGACTGCATCCGCTCCTGCCGTATGGTGCCACCT taCAACGGAAACTACCGGATGAAGATCTTCGAGCGCTCCGACTTCGGCGGCCAGAACATGGAGCTCATGGACGACTGCCCCGACCTGCACGAGCGCTTCCACACCCGGGACATCTCCTCCGCCAACGTCATGGAGGGCTACTGGATGCTGCACGAACACAGCAACTACAGGGGGCGCCAGTACTTCCTGCGCCCCGGCGAGTACAGGAGGCACAGCGAGTGGGGGAGCAACAGCCCCACCATCGGCTCTCTGAAGCGCGTCACCGAGATCAACTGA
- the aldh18a1 gene encoding delta-1-pyrroline-5-carboxylate synthase isoform X3 yields the protein MLLHRLSLSARIPLDSLRRVRHLLSTPPTPAPQGRVHGSSFAHRGELRHAKRIVVKLGSAVVTRGDECGLALGRLASIVEQVAMLQNQGREMMIVTSGAVAFGKQRLRHEILLSQSVRQALHSGQNQLKDMSLPVLEARACAAAGQSGLMALYEAMFTQYSTCTAQILVTNLDFHDDQKRQNLNSTLQELLRMNIVPIINTNDAVVPPPEPNSDLQGVNVISIKDNDSLAARLAVEMKADLLIALSDVEGLYDSPPGTDDAKLIDIFYPGDQQSITYGTKSRVGIGGMEAKVKAALWALQGGTSVVIANGTHPKVTGHVITDIVEGKKLGTFFSEIKPAGPTVEQQTEMARNSGRTLASLLPDQRSEIICHLAELLTEKKDEILAANKMDMDLAVNAGHLPPAMQKRLSLSPAKLNSLAIGLRQIAVAAQDSVGQVLRRTRVAHNLELEQITVPIGVLLVIFEARPDCLPQVSALAIASGNALLLKGGKEAANTNRVLHELTQEALSLHGVKEAVQLVSTREEVEDLCRLDKIIDLIIPRGSSQLVKDIQRAAKGIPVLGHSEGICHVYVDSEASIDKVIKIVRDSKCDYPAACNAMETLLIHRDILRTPLFDQIIDMLRTERVKIHAGPRFASYLTFSPSEAKSLRTEYGDLECCMEVVDSLQDAVDHIHKYGSSHTDVIITENEETAEQFLHQLDSACVFWNASSRFADGYRFGLGAEVGISTAHIHARGPVGLEGLLTTKWVLRGDGHTAADFSEHGTMKYLHENLPVGQPLAGQRDSN from the exons ATGCTGCTGCACaggctctccctctctgccagGATCCCACTGGATTCCCTGAGACGCGTCCGCCACCTGCTCTCCACGCCACCGACACCAG CTCCCCAGGGCAGGGTCCACGGCAGCTCCTTCGCCCACCGTGGTGAGCTCCGCCATGCTAAGAGGATCGTAGTGAAGCTCGGCAGCGCTGTGGTCACCCGCGGGGACGAGTGTGGGCTGGCTCTCGGGAGGCTGGCCTCCATTGTGGAGCAG GTGGCCATGCTGCAGAACCAGGGCAGGGAGATGATGATTGTCACCAGTGGAGCGGTGGCCTTTGGAAAGCAGAGGTTGAGACATGAGATCCTGCTGTCACAGAGCGTCCGGCAGGCGCTGCACTCTGGACAAAATCAGCTCAAAGACATG TCTCTTCCCGTGCTGGAGGCCCGGGCCTGTGCTGCAGCGGGGCAGAGCGGGCTGATGGCCCTTTACGAGGCCATGTTCACCCAATACAGCACCTGCACCGCACAG ATCCTCGTGACAAACCTGGATTTCCACGATGACCAGAAGAGGCAGAACCTGAACAGCaccctgcaggagctgctgcgcATGAACATCGTGCCCATCATCAACACCAACGATGCTGTGGTGCCTCCGCCGGAGCCCAACAGTGACCTGCAGGGGGTAAAT GTGATCAGCATTAAGGACAACGACAGCCTGGCGGCGAGGCTCGCTGTGGAGATGAAGGCCGACCTGCTCATCGCCCTCTCTGATGTGGAAG GACTCTACGACAGCCCCCCCGGAACTGATGACGCCAAGCTCATCGACATCTTTTACCCCGGAGACCAGCAGTCCATCACTTATGGTACCAAGTCCAGAGTGGGGATTGGAGGCATGGAGGCCAAG gtcAAGGCTGCGCTGTGGGCTCTGCAAGGCGGCACCTCAGTGGTCATTGCAAATGGAACCCACCCTAAGGTAACGGGCCATGTCATCACTGACATTGTGGAGGGCAAAAAGCTGGGAACCTTCTTCTCCGAGATCAAACCGGCGG GACCAACTGTGGAGCAGCAAACAGAAATGGCTCGCAACTCGGGAAGAACCCTGGCATCGCTTCTCCCGGACCAG AGGAGTGAGATCATCTGTCATCTGGCAGAGCTGCTGACTGAAAAGAAGGACGAGATTCTGGCTGCCAACAAGATGGACATGGACCTGGCTGTGAACGCAG gccATTTGCCACCAGCGATGCAGAAGCGTCTAAGTCTGTCACCAGCCAAACTCAACAGCTTGGCCATCGGCCTGCGTCAGATAGCAGTGGCAGCCCAGGACAGCGTGGGTCAGGTGCTGCGCCGGACCAGGGTGGCTCACaacctggagctggagcagatcACGGTGCCCATCGGAGTTCTTCTGGTCATCTTTGAGGCCAGACCGGACTGCCTGCCCCAG GTGTCAGCTTTGGCCATAGCCAGTGGTAACGCCCTTCTTCTGAAGGGCGGCAAGGAGGCGGCCAACACAAACCGTGTTCTCCACGAGCTCACCCAGGAAGCTCTTTCCTTGCACGGCGTCAAAGAAGCCGTGCAACTG GTGAGCACtcgtgaggaggtggaggatctCTGCCGACTGGACAAAATAATCGACTTGATCATTCCTCGAGGTTCGTCCCAGCTTGTGAAGGACATACAGCGAGCGGCCAAGGGGATCCCCGTGCTGGGTCACAGCGAGGGGATCTGCCACGTCTACGTCGACTCAGAAGCCTCCATTGACAAAGTTATCAAGATCG TCAGAGACTCAAAGTGTGACTACCCAGCTGCGTGCAATGCCATGGAGACTCTGCTGATTCACAGAGACATCCTGAGGACCCCACTCTTTGACCAGATCATTGATATGCTGCGAACTGAAAGG GTGAAGATTCATGCAGGCCCTCGATTCGCCTCCTACCTCACGTTCAGCCCGTCAGAGGCCAAGTCGTTGCGGACAGAGTACGGTGACCTGGAGTGCTGCATGGAGGTGGTGGACAGCCTGCAAGACGCTGTGGATCACATCCACAAGTATGGCAGCTCCCACACAGACGTCATCATCACAGAAAATG agGAAACAGCAGAGCAGTTCCTGCACCAGCTCGACAGCGCCTGTGTTTTCTGGAACGCCAGCTCACGCTTCGCTGATGGCTACCGCTTTGGACTGG GAGCAGAGGTTGGTATAAGCACGGCGCATATTCATGCCCGAGGACCTGTGGGCCTGGAGGGGCTGCTTACCACCAAGTGGGTCCTGAGAGGTGATGGGCACACAGCCGCGGACTTCTCTGAGCACGGCACCATGAAATACCTCCATGAAAACCTGCCTGTTGGGCAGCCTCTGgcgggacagagagacagcaacTAG